One region of Sandaracinaceae bacterium genomic DNA includes:
- a CDS encoding TetR/AcrR family transcriptional regulator, which produces MSMTRDDQDRTSTPPAPPAQATRTRRSAEEAQQDILDAAQAAFEQGGPEAVRLKPIAEACGVTHSGVLYHFGSREGLLEALFQRAARELRADALASVTGAWSGGPIDLRGMLASVYGRVADPSRAQLLAYLLAHGRDPFPDANEQGLARIAQGLSAFASAFVKDGKLSQEDAAFGLELMTLVMFGDLLMGDHVRARLRDQPIEEQRARFRARFADLLLATAGIAREPE; this is translated from the coding sequence ATGTCAATGACCCGAGACGACCAAGACCGTACTTCCACCCCTCCTGCCCCCCCCGCTCAGGCGACGCGCACCCGGCGCAGCGCCGAAGAAGCGCAGCAAGACATCCTCGACGCGGCGCAGGCGGCGTTCGAGCAGGGTGGACCCGAGGCTGTCCGTCTCAAGCCCATCGCCGAGGCGTGCGGGGTCACCCACTCCGGCGTGCTCTACCACTTCGGCTCGCGCGAGGGGCTGCTCGAGGCGCTCTTCCAACGTGCCGCCCGCGAGCTGCGCGCCGACGCCCTGGCCTCGGTGACGGGCGCCTGGTCGGGGGGGCCCATCGACCTCCGCGGCATGCTCGCGAGCGTCTACGGGCGCGTGGCCGACCCCTCGCGCGCCCAGCTGCTGGCCTACCTGCTGGCGCACGGGCGCGATCCGTTCCCGGACGCCAACGAGCAGGGCCTCGCGCGCATCGCGCAGGGGTTGTCCGCCTTCGCCTCCGCGTTCGTGAAGGACGGCAAGCTCTCCCAGGAAGACGCCGCCTTCGGGCTGGAGCTGATGACGCTGGTCATGTTCGGTGACCTGCTGATGGGCGACCACGTGCGGGCCCGCCTGCGCGACCAGCCCATCGAAGAGCAGCGCGCGCGCTTCCGAGCCCGCTTCGCCGACCTGCTGCTGGCCACGGCAGGCATCGCGCGCGAGCCGGAGTAG
- the rpoN gene encoding RNA polymerase factor sigma-54, whose protein sequence is MEIKQQLKLSQQLVMTPQLQQAIKLLQMSRMELTELVHEELLENPVLEDSMDGRDSREVTPSTEAVHHSHDEGGGPTGGPEDSMRTNTEAVDSKREEIDWERYLEAHALQPSMPGFRGRMGDDEMPGFEQTLTRAEDLVDHLAWQLRMGDFVEDEQRFGALVIGNLDTRGYLSMDGVPTEEVVPRLAVEAGLHPEDAEEVLSMMQQFDPLGVCSRTLEECLEVQAKHFGLDELCIKVIRHHLGNLERKNYAAIAKDLEVAVEEVYDIAQMIAEFEPRPGRNYFTEEPRYITPDVYVHKVGDEYFVVANDDGMPRLKISGFYRSAMSGNPKAKEYIQNKMRSAQWLIRSIDQRRKTILKVTECIVEKQKDFFDLGIEHLKPMILRDVAETVGMHESTISRVTSNKYVHTPRGIFELKYFFNSAIRRENDTDIASESVKQAIKKIVSTEDERNPFSDQKLVEVLAQDGIQIARRTVAKYREMLGILSSSKRKKYF, encoded by the coding sequence ATGGAGATCAAACAGCAGCTCAAGCTCTCGCAGCAGCTGGTGATGACCCCCCAACTGCAACAGGCCATCAAGCTGCTGCAGATGTCCCGCATGGAGCTCACCGAGTTGGTTCACGAGGAGCTGCTCGAGAACCCGGTGCTGGAAGACTCCATGGACGGCCGGGACTCCCGCGAGGTCACCCCCAGCACCGAGGCGGTGCACCACTCGCATGATGAAGGCGGCGGCCCCACGGGGGGTCCCGAAGACTCCATGCGCACCAACACGGAGGCGGTGGACTCGAAGCGGGAAGAAATCGACTGGGAGCGCTACCTCGAGGCGCACGCACTGCAGCCCTCGATGCCGGGCTTCCGCGGCCGCATGGGCGATGACGAGATGCCGGGGTTCGAGCAGACGCTCACCCGCGCCGAAGACCTGGTGGACCACCTCGCGTGGCAGCTCCGCATGGGTGACTTCGTGGAAGACGAGCAGCGCTTCGGCGCGCTGGTCATCGGCAACCTCGACACGCGCGGCTACCTCAGCATGGACGGCGTGCCCACGGAAGAGGTGGTCCCGCGCCTGGCCGTAGAGGCCGGGCTGCACCCCGAGGACGCCGAAGAGGTCCTCAGCATGATGCAGCAGTTCGACCCGCTCGGGGTCTGCTCGCGCACGCTCGAAGAGTGCCTCGAGGTACAGGCCAAGCACTTCGGCCTGGACGAACTGTGCATCAAGGTCATCCGGCATCACCTCGGCAACCTCGAGCGCAAGAACTACGCGGCCATCGCCAAGGACCTCGAGGTCGCGGTGGAAGAGGTCTACGACATCGCCCAGATGATCGCGGAGTTCGAGCCGCGCCCGGGCCGCAACTACTTCACCGAAGAGCCGCGCTACATCACCCCGGACGTCTACGTCCACAAGGTGGGCGACGAGTACTTCGTGGTGGCCAACGACGACGGCATGCCGCGTCTGAAGATCAGCGGCTTCTACCGCTCGGCCATGTCGGGAAACCCCAAGGCCAAAGAGTACATCCAGAACAAGATGCGCAGCGCGCAGTGGCTCATCCGGAGCATCGATCAGCGCCGCAAGACCATCCTCAAGGTCACCGAGTGCATCGTGGAGAAGCAGAAAGACTTCTTCGATCTGGGCATCGAGCACCTGAAGCCCATGATCCTGCGCGACGTGGCCGAGACGGTGGGCATGCACGAGAGCACCATCTCGCGCGTGACCAGCAACAAGTACGTGCACACGCCGCGTGGTATCTTCGAGCTGAAGTACTTCTTCAACAGCGCCATCCGCCGCGAGAACGACACGGACATCGCGAGCGAGAGCGTCAAGCAGGCCATCAAGAAGATCGTGAGCACCGAGGACGAGCGCAACCCCTTCAGCGACCAGAAGCTGGTCGAGGTCCTCGCTCAGGACGGAATTCAAATCGCCCGGCGCACCGTCGCCAAGTATCGCGAGATGCTGGGCATACTTAGCAGCAGTAAACGGAAGAAATACTTTTAG
- a CDS encoding MBL fold metallo-hydrolase: MIPDSAPSATEKPGRSRARLVAFGILVLGAGAAATWFFAKQPRAREVQTARAVSTPETLRDHCEEGVGPPRVLRIGDNVLVAVGYDLANTMLITTPAGHVVVDVGMSPSRAREAREALLREAPGAIRAIVLTHSHIDHIGGATAWMEEGTEVWATEAFRDHFIKQYGAFRMAETVRGARQFGWHVHEDELPCSALGRRADMEAAMESGIVMPTRTFSGEASFEVGGVRIELVEAHGETHDQLFVWLPDARVLMPGDNYYRSFPNLYTIRGTSPRPVDAWIASLDAMRARRPLHLVPSHTVPLEGEDEIAGALTRYRDGIQWVRDRVVAQANQGVPVDRIAEEMALPVGLAEDPALAPLYGQLDWSARAIYGSHLGWFDGRPEALYPVPARDVAVRSVRLMGGPEAVRRAARAATDEGDPRWALHLLVLLRDAGELDATAQGAGALELAAALEAVGQQVGNSNGRGYLLESANELRDGVAAPLVPRPAPSMLDSVPIAQFFEVMASRLIPELSSDTHECVHFVFEDTQESFYMTVRRGVAELVEGDTPLPGTPTPIATVHTRTGVWRRLAADLESPVAALASGDLRVEGDALAFQAFTARFRRGL; encoded by the coding sequence ATGATTCCTGACAGCGCCCCCAGCGCTACCGAGAAACCTGGTCGCTCGCGTGCTCGCCTCGTGGCCTTCGGCATCCTGGTGCTGGGAGCCGGCGCGGCCGCGACATGGTTCTTCGCCAAGCAACCGCGCGCGCGCGAGGTGCAGACCGCGCGCGCGGTGAGCACACCCGAGACGCTGCGCGACCACTGCGAAGAGGGTGTCGGCCCACCGCGGGTGCTCCGCATCGGCGACAATGTCCTGGTGGCGGTGGGCTACGACCTGGCGAACACCATGCTGATCACCACTCCCGCAGGCCACGTGGTGGTGGATGTAGGCATGAGTCCGTCGCGCGCCCGAGAGGCCCGCGAGGCCCTCTTGCGCGAGGCGCCCGGCGCTATCCGCGCCATCGTGCTCACGCACAGTCACATCGACCATATTGGCGGAGCGACGGCGTGGATGGAAGAGGGAACCGAGGTCTGGGCGACGGAAGCCTTCCGCGACCACTTCATCAAGCAGTACGGCGCCTTCCGAATGGCCGAGACGGTACGCGGGGCGCGGCAGTTCGGTTGGCACGTGCACGAGGACGAGCTGCCCTGCTCGGCGCTAGGACGGCGGGCCGACATGGAGGCCGCCATGGAGTCCGGGATCGTCATGCCCACACGCACGTTCAGCGGCGAGGCGTCGTTCGAAGTCGGCGGTGTGCGCATCGAGCTGGTGGAGGCCCACGGCGAGACGCACGACCAGCTCTTCGTGTGGCTCCCAGACGCGCGCGTGCTGATGCCCGGAGACAACTACTACCGCTCGTTCCCCAACCTCTACACGATCCGGGGGACCAGCCCGCGCCCCGTGGACGCGTGGATCGCGTCGCTCGACGCCATGCGCGCCCGGCGCCCGCTGCACCTCGTGCCTTCGCACACCGTCCCGCTCGAGGGCGAAGACGAGATCGCCGGGGCGCTCACGCGGTACCGCGACGGCATCCAGTGGGTGCGCGATCGGGTCGTGGCGCAGGCCAACCAGGGCGTGCCCGTGGACCGCATCGCCGAGGAGATGGCCCTGCCCGTGGGGTTGGCCGAGGACCCCGCCCTGGCCCCGCTCTACGGCCAGCTCGACTGGTCGGCGCGCGCCATCTACGGCTCGCACCTGGGCTGGTTCGATGGCCGACCCGAGGCGCTCTACCCCGTCCCGGCACGTGACGTCGCGGTGCGCAGCGTGCGCCTGATGGGTGGCCCCGAGGCCGTCCGCCGCGCCGCGCGAGCCGCCACGGACGAGGGCGACCCGCGCTGGGCGCTGCACTTGTTGGTCCTCCTGCGCGACGCCGGCGAGCTGGACGCGACCGCCCAGGGCGCAGGGGCTCTCGAGCTGGCCGCGGCGCTCGAGGCCGTGGGCCAGCAGGTGGGCAACAGCAACGGGCGCGGCTATCTGCTGGAGAGCGCCAACGAGCTGCGCGACGGGGTGGCGGCGCCGCTGGTCCCACGCCCGGCGCCCAGCATGCTGGACTCGGTACCCATCGCGCAGTTCTTCGAGGTGATGGCGTCGCGCTTGATCCCGGAGCTGTCGAGCGACACCCACGAGTGCGTGCACTTCGTGTTCGAAGACACGCAGGAGTCGTTCTACATGACCGTGAGGCGCGGAGTCGCCGAGCTGGTGGAGGGCGACACGCCGCTGCCCGGGACGCCCACGCCGATCGCCACGGTGCACACGCGCACCGGCGTGTGGCGAAGGCTGGCCGCCGACCTCGAGTCGCCGGTGGCCGCGCTGGCCTCGGGTGACCTGCGTGTGGAGGGCGACGCGCTCGCCTTCCAAGCCTTCACGGCCCGCTTCCGACGCGGGCTCTAG
- a CDS encoding dynamin family protein, with protein MLVAQRRGPDAAEAVSAAAHASGDPELHRGAIRVADPSDVAALTRYADALARVAPGDAVEQLARGLIALAQGDVSTAAGLDPGDEPRGVLLRAGVALRQGRPADALAQLEAFSRIARGRPYASVDNARVVELRKAALKASWTDVASSEVDLAGAIDAVARFATRQSLDAVTRAARGLRDELDRPLLLAVLGEFNAGKSTLINAIIGAEVAPMGIVPTTATLNVLRGGAARRVRLVRVDGSTREGDYDTLRDLLADAAAADETVDHVEIVLPSEHLERVWIMDAPGTNALDPAHERLAREAARRADAVLWVFDAAQAGKKTEASFYSTFRGSGRKVIPVLNKRDRLSTEDLERVSVVVRASWAADDASAAPGEAMGELITVSGRSALKAKLAADEAALVASGFPAFLAHLDREVFSRSRELKRRACASRLLAVLDQALETERALVDAQGRVVARLRARAGRVGARQADLYDRARDAVRSVIEGEDAALEAAADELLSVLKPRGATFGRSALSADDQAFLGELLERRFTLALEQTERRLVAQVRGGLAQALADTEADDPTPPSGADLDLRVRAALGPAFAAYAGYQRGLLRGGGLRRLFEDALPRAAATREGAVQALATVRVDARAELGGALRDALTELAETLERTVVAEATDAERHGEQLSSEVFGPLRALREVLAEMMRVGDPQPTAGDAKKLAPSLDS; from the coding sequence GTGCTGGTGGCTCAGCGGCGGGGACCAGACGCCGCCGAGGCCGTCTCGGCCGCGGCCCATGCCAGCGGCGACCCCGAGCTGCACCGCGGCGCCATCCGTGTGGCGGACCCGAGTGACGTCGCAGCACTCACACGCTACGCGGACGCGCTCGCTCGCGTGGCGCCCGGTGACGCGGTGGAGCAGCTGGCTCGCGGCCTCATCGCGCTCGCGCAGGGCGACGTCAGCACGGCGGCCGGCCTGGACCCCGGCGACGAGCCGCGCGGCGTGCTGCTGCGCGCAGGGGTGGCGCTGCGCCAAGGGCGCCCGGCCGACGCGCTGGCTCAGCTCGAAGCCTTCTCGCGCATCGCGCGTGGTCGCCCCTACGCCAGCGTGGACAACGCGCGCGTGGTGGAGCTCCGCAAGGCGGCGCTCAAGGCCAGCTGGACCGACGTGGCGTCGTCGGAGGTGGACCTCGCCGGGGCCATCGACGCCGTGGCCCGCTTCGCTACCCGCCAGTCGCTCGATGCCGTGACGCGGGCCGCCCGCGGGCTGCGGGACGAGCTGGACCGGCCGCTGCTCCTGGCCGTGCTCGGTGAGTTCAACGCCGGGAAGAGCACGCTCATCAACGCCATCATTGGGGCCGAGGTGGCGCCCATGGGCATCGTCCCCACCACCGCCACGCTGAACGTGCTGCGTGGCGGCGCGGCGCGGCGTGTGCGCCTGGTGCGCGTGGACGGCAGCACGCGCGAGGGCGACTACGACACCCTGCGCGACCTGCTGGCCGACGCGGCTGCTGCGGACGAGACGGTGGACCACGTGGAGATCGTGCTGCCCAGTGAGCACCTCGAGCGTGTCTGGATCATGGACGCACCCGGCACCAACGCGCTCGATCCGGCGCACGAGCGGCTGGCCCGGGAGGCCGCGCGCCGCGCCGACGCGGTGCTCTGGGTGTTCGACGCCGCGCAGGCCGGCAAGAAGACGGAGGCCAGCTTCTACTCCACGTTCCGGGGCTCCGGCCGCAAGGTCATCCCCGTCCTCAACAAGCGCGACCGGCTCTCCACCGAAGACCTCGAGCGCGTGAGCGTGGTGGTGCGCGCCAGCTGGGCCGCAGACGACGCGAGCGCCGCGCCGGGCGAGGCGATGGGCGAGCTGATCACCGTGTCGGGGCGCTCGGCCCTCAAGGCGAAGCTGGCGGCCGACGAAGCAGCGCTCGTGGCCAGCGGCTTCCCCGCGTTCCTGGCGCACCTCGACCGTGAGGTCTTCTCGCGCTCACGCGAGCTGAAGCGGCGCGCCTGTGCCTCGCGCCTGCTGGCCGTGCTCGACCAGGCGCTCGAGACCGAGCGCGCGCTGGTGGATGCGCAGGGCCGGGTGGTGGCGCGGCTCCGTGCGCGGGCCGGTCGCGTTGGCGCGCGGCAGGCAGACCTGTACGACCGCGCGCGCGACGCCGTGCGGTCCGTGATCGAGGGCGAGGACGCGGCGCTCGAGGCCGCCGCCGACGAGCTGCTCAGCGTGCTCAAGCCGCGCGGCGCCACCTTCGGGCGAAGCGCGCTGTCGGCGGACGACCAGGCGTTCCTCGGCGAGCTGCTGGAGCGGCGCTTTACCCTGGCGCTCGAGCAGACCGAGCGGCGGCTGGTGGCGCAAGTGCGTGGCGGGCTGGCTCAGGCGCTCGCGGACACGGAGGCCGACGACCCCACGCCCCCCTCGGGCGCCGATCTCGACCTCCGCGTGCGGGCGGCGCTGGGGCCCGCTTTTGCGGCCTACGCGGGGTACCAGCGCGGGCTCTTGCGCGGCGGTGGGCTGCGGCGGCTGTTCGAAGACGCCCTGCCGCGGGCGGCCGCTACCCGTGAAGGCGCCGTGCAGGCGCTGGCCACGGTGCGGGTGGACGCCCGCGCCGAGCTGGGCGGTGCGTTGCGCGACGCCCTGACCGAGCTGGCGGAGACTCTCGAGCGCACGGTGGTGGCGGAAGCCACTGACGCCGAGCGCCACGGTGAACAGCTGAGCAGCGAGGTGTTCGGGCCGCTGCGCGCGCTGCGCGAGGTGCTGGCCGAGATGATGCGGGTGGGAGACCCGCAGCCCACCGCTGGGGACGCGAAGAAACTCGCGCCTTCGCTAGATTCGTGA
- the hprK gene encoding HPr(Ser) kinase/phosphatase, translating to MSEHERGPSARPAPPRHTTTQELLAVPKVAADMQLVAGSAGLERRITHPRVQKAGLVLAGHRVGLVPTRVQLLGGTEMSYLETFDEAERQKKLGVLLAMGPSLIVVTRGATPFPELLASAEATGTPLAVSQPRSSGTIATLHNALDDILAPRESVHGVLVQVHGVGVLLTGPSGIGKSETALALVERGHRLIADDNVLLTRTPSNEIHGAPPPRLRYHIELRGIGIVNVRDLFGATAVRDRAPVELVVELCHWDDADHFERLGLDELRRTLLGVELAMLRIPVRPGRNMAVILEVAARNQLLKRAGRHAARDFVRSLHRDAGLDDPRND from the coding sequence ATGAGCGAGCACGAACGCGGGCCGAGCGCGCGCCCGGCGCCTCCCCGGCACACCACCACCCAGGAGCTGCTGGCGGTCCCCAAGGTGGCCGCCGACATGCAGCTGGTGGCGGGCAGCGCCGGGCTCGAGCGGCGCATCACGCACCCGCGGGTCCAGAAGGCGGGCCTGGTGCTGGCCGGTCACCGAGTGGGGCTCGTCCCCACGCGCGTGCAGCTGCTGGGCGGCACGGAGATGAGCTACCTCGAGACCTTCGACGAGGCCGAGCGGCAGAAGAAGCTGGGCGTGCTGTTGGCCATGGGCCCGAGCTTGATCGTGGTCACCCGTGGCGCCACGCCCTTCCCCGAGCTGCTGGCGTCGGCCGAGGCCACGGGCACCCCGCTCGCCGTCTCGCAGCCGCGCTCGAGCGGCACCATCGCCACGCTGCACAACGCCCTCGACGACATCCTCGCGCCGCGCGAGTCCGTCCACGGCGTGCTGGTGCAGGTGCACGGCGTGGGCGTCTTGCTCACGGGCCCGAGCGGCATCGGCAAGAGCGAGACGGCGCTGGCGCTGGTGGAGCGCGGCCATCGCCTGATCGCGGACGACAACGTGCTGCTCACACGGACGCCCAGCAACGAGATCCACGGCGCGCCGCCGCCGCGACTGCGCTACCACATCGAGCTGCGCGGCATCGGCATCGTGAACGTGCGCGATCTCTTCGGCGCCACCGCCGTGCGTGACCGTGCCCCCGTGGAGCTGGTGGTGGAGCTCTGCCACTGGGACGACGCCGACCACTTCGAGCGGCTCGGGCTGGACGAGCTGCGGCGCACCCTGCTCGGGGTGGAGCTCGCCATGCTGCGCATCCCCGTGCGCCCGGGCCGGAACATGGCCGTCATCCTCGAGGTGGCGGCGCGCAACCAACTGCTGAAGCGGGCCGGACGCCACGCGGCCCGTGACTTCGTTCGCTCACTACACCGCGACGCCGGCCTCGACGATCCGCGCAACGATTGA
- the pheA gene encoding prephenate dehydratase, whose translation MDQELEELRDALDAVDSKLVDALVERRDLVKQVARWKVVRGRGIRDPQREQELLEKLVARGEAAGLDSHFVKRLFREIIDHSVRLQQEYFSTSGDPNGAPRRTIVVAFQGGEGAYSHLAATRHFGARDAKVIYEGFPSFKAMLEAVKNGMADYAVLPIENSIAGSINENYDLLAKMDLHLVGEEMQRVEHCLIGVAEVPLTKIRRIFSHPVALAQCGAFLATLTNCHAEAYSDTALSVRRVKDEQDLSQAAIASEEAARVYGLPVLARNIADQKDNFTRMVMVAKESVAYDAALHCKTSLILSTKHEGGALLKVLQTLANHGLNLTKLESRPQPDSPFEYVFYVDFEGNTSTPETQAALTELRECTSFLRVLGSYPARRPS comes from the coding sequence GTGGATCAAGAACTGGAAGAGCTCCGCGACGCACTCGACGCCGTCGACAGCAAGCTGGTGGACGCGCTCGTCGAGCGTCGCGACCTGGTGAAGCAAGTGGCACGCTGGAAGGTGGTGCGTGGACGCGGCATTCGTGACCCGCAGCGCGAGCAAGAGCTGCTGGAGAAGCTGGTGGCGCGGGGCGAAGCGGCGGGGCTCGACTCGCACTTCGTGAAGCGCCTCTTCCGCGAGATCATCGACCACTCGGTGCGGCTCCAGCAGGAGTACTTCTCCACCTCGGGGGACCCCAACGGCGCGCCGCGCAGGACCATCGTCGTGGCCTTCCAGGGGGGCGAGGGGGCGTACAGCCACCTGGCCGCCACGCGGCACTTCGGCGCGCGCGACGCGAAGGTGATCTACGAGGGCTTTCCCAGCTTCAAGGCCATGCTCGAGGCGGTGAAGAACGGCATGGCGGACTACGCCGTGCTGCCCATCGAGAACAGCATCGCCGGGTCCATCAACGAGAACTACGACCTGCTCGCCAAGATGGACCTGCACCTGGTGGGCGAAGAGATGCAGCGCGTGGAGCACTGCCTGATCGGCGTGGCCGAGGTGCCGCTCACCAAGATCCGCCGCATCTTCTCGCACCCGGTGGCGCTGGCGCAGTGCGGAGCCTTCTTGGCCACGCTCACCAACTGCCACGCCGAGGCCTACAGCGACACGGCGCTCTCGGTGCGGCGCGTGAAGGACGAGCAAGACCTCTCGCAAGCCGCCATCGCCAGCGAAGAGGCGGCGCGTGTGTATGGCTTGCCAGTGCTGGCCCGCAACATCGCGGACCAGAAGGACAACTTCACGCGCATGGTGATGGTGGCGAAGGAGAGCGTGGCCTACGACGCCGCGCTGCACTGCAAGACGTCGCTCATCCTGTCCACCAAGCACGAGGGCGGCGCGCTGCTGAAGGTGCTCCAGACGCTGGCCAACCACGGGCTCAACCTCACCAAGCTCGAGTCGCGCCCACAGCCGGACTCGCCCTTCGAGTACGTCTTCTACGTGGACTTCGAGGGCAACACGTCCACACCCGAGACCCAGGCCGCGCTCACCGAGCTGCGCGAGTGCACGTCGTTCTTGCGCGTGCTCGGCTCTTACCCCGCCCGCCGACCGAGCTGA
- the raiA gene encoding ribosome-associated translation inhibitor RaiA: MRINFTFRHLEPSDGIKAYATEKIGRLQKFLRAPLTAEVIVGTERHLHQVDVSVVCEGQRYAGTEESEDMYASIDMVIDKIDRQVRSKKDAATAKMRHADQSVHLGKHDA; the protein is encoded by the coding sequence ATGCGAATCAACTTCACCTTCCGCCACCTCGAACCGTCTGATGGCATCAAGGCCTACGCGACCGAGAAAATCGGCCGCTTGCAGAAGTTCCTGCGAGCCCCTCTGACCGCCGAGGTGATCGTCGGCACGGAGAGGCACCTCCACCAGGTCGACGTGAGCGTCGTGTGTGAGGGTCAGCGCTACGCAGGCACTGAAGAGTCCGAGGACATGTACGCCTCCATCGACATGGTGATCGACAAGATCGATCGCCAGGTCCGGAGCAAGAAGGACGCTGCCACCGCGAAGATGCGTCACGCCGACCAGTCGGTGCACCTCGGCAAGCACGACGCCTGA
- a CDS encoding tetratricopeptide repeat protein, with amino-acid sequence MGLLDRVGRFLDDVLLLPEDVRDALETGDDALRAELFPEAERMFLEVLATRPGLGRAALGLARARAGMRDDAGALAALEEARTHSTLDPSVSLWAARMALDAGRLQLAVDAARDASRALAEEGGARFAEACRLRGEAEWRRDRPDRAVREFRKALSATPNDHALSVRLIEASVAAGRAADGERAAESLDPKNLSPSDAARVGLALSRAGLRELSLSWLRRAAESGDASALIALAEGQLAAGRFDEAETHARSAIARGGGARAGHPGRRAGGSAAGTRRRRGRLGRGPCQRRPRAAPRRHPCGGPE; translated from the coding sequence GTGGGGCTGCTCGATCGCGTTGGCCGCTTCCTGGATGATGTCCTGCTGTTGCCGGAGGACGTGCGCGACGCGCTCGAGACGGGCGACGACGCGCTGCGCGCGGAGCTCTTCCCGGAAGCCGAGCGCATGTTCCTCGAGGTGTTGGCCACGCGCCCGGGCCTGGGGCGAGCGGCGCTCGGGCTCGCTCGCGCGCGCGCTGGCATGCGCGATGACGCGGGTGCGCTGGCCGCCCTCGAAGAGGCACGCACCCACTCCACGCTGGACCCGAGTGTGTCGCTCTGGGCAGCGCGCATGGCGCTCGACGCGGGCCGCCTGCAGCTCGCCGTGGACGCCGCGCGTGATGCGTCGCGTGCCCTGGCCGAGGAGGGCGGAGCCCGGTTCGCCGAGGCCTGCCGGTTGCGTGGCGAGGCCGAGTGGCGCCGCGACCGGCCCGACCGCGCCGTGCGCGAGTTCCGAAAGGCGTTGAGCGCCACACCCAACGACCACGCGCTCAGCGTGCGGCTGATCGAGGCGTCCGTCGCCGCGGGGCGCGCCGCGGATGGCGAGCGCGCCGCCGAGTCCCTGGACCCGAAGAACCTGTCGCCATCGGACGCTGCGCGGGTGGGTCTCGCGCTCTCGCGGGCCGGCCTTCGGGAGCTGTCGCTCAGCTGGCTGCGTCGCGCCGCCGAGTCGGGTGACGCCTCCGCGTTGATCGCCCTCGCGGAAGGTCAGCTGGCGGCCGGCCGCTTCGACGAAGCCGAGACCCACGCGCGCTCCGCGATCGCGCGCGGAGGAGGAGCGCGCGCTGGCCACCCTGGCCGACGTGCTGGTGGCTCAGCGGCGGGGACCAGACGCCGCCGAGGCCGTCTCGGCCGCGGCCCATGCCAGCGGCGACCCCGAGCTGCACCGCGGCGCCATCCGTGTGGCGGACCCGAGTGA
- a CDS encoding PTS sugar transporter subunit IIA encodes MTPKDKLALMSTIADAFAADDPALSAAAVLKVLEDRERLASTGAGSGVAIPHGRLAKLKEMRAVLAIIPQGVDFDAIDGDPVTLAVAILGPLDQPSEHLKALARVSRTVRDERVRALLVAADSVEAALAVLADHAARF; translated from the coding sequence GTGACGCCCAAGGACAAGCTCGCGCTCATGAGCACCATCGCCGACGCCTTCGCCGCCGACGACCCCGCGCTTTCCGCCGCCGCCGTGCTCAAGGTCCTGGAGGACCGCGAGCGGCTGGCCAGCACGGGCGCCGGGAGCGGCGTGGCCATCCCTCACGGCCGGCTCGCGAAACTCAAGGAGATGCGCGCAGTGCTGGCCATCATCCCACAGGGCGTGGACTTCGACGCCATCGACGGTGACCCGGTCACGCTGGCAGTCGCCATCCTGGGCCCACTCGATCAGCCCAGCGAGCACCTCAAGGCGCTGGCGCGGGTGAGCCGGACCGTTCGAGACGAGCGGGTGCGCGCGCTCCTGGTGGCGGCAGACTCCGTGGAAGCCGCGCTGGCGGTGCTAGCAGACCACGCCGCGCGCTTCTGA